CCCGTTCAAGCTGCTGCATCTGAAGCTCAAGCTGGACCAGCTTGCCGGAGACCTCAGCCTCAGGTGTGGCTGCATTCCACTTGCCCATCAGGGTTTTGATTTCTTCCAATGTATATTTCTCTTGCTTAAGCTGATTAATACGTTGCAGAACGACTAAGGTTTCATGACTGTAGAGCCGGTAATTTTTCATGCTCCTGGATTCCGGTATAATCAGTCCAAGCTTCGTATAATAATCAATGGTACGTTCGCTGATGCCAGCCGCCTTGGCCAGCTCTCCGATCCGGTAAAGGGTCATATCTCCAAGTTATCTCACCTCGCTATTTCCTGCGTAAAATAATCATATCAAATTGGAAACCGTACAGTCAAACGTGACGCTTACTTTAATGTATATGCTGATTTTTCATAAAGATGCTTGGGGGAAATTGAACCGAGAGTGTTCCTTAGAGGAGACGAAATCATGTTAAACATAACATGATGTGTTATGTATTTAATTCTATAGCTCTGCGGGAAACCATCAGGATTGCGGTAGGCGGAGAGTGCTGTATGGTGTGATCAAACGATAATAAAAGGCATGTTTACTAATAGATATTAATAAAAATACAGTATGAACCTAGGGGGAAAGCTCTAATGGCTGTATGCGTTTGCATAAGCGGTACATAAGGATACTTACTAATTAAGGAGGGGAATTCGCAGCGGCGCCGGGAATGAGCCTTGCGTGAAGAAAGGCGCAGCTTCCAAAATTAAATTAAAACATTCAAAAAAATAGT
This genomic interval from Paenibacillus sp. FSL H8-0332 contains the following:
- a CDS encoding MerR family transcriptional regulator gives rise to the protein MTLYRIGELAKAAGISERTIDYYTKLGLIIPESRSMKNYRLYSHETLVVLQRINQLKQEKYTLEEIKTLMGKWNAATPEAEVSGKLVQLELQMQQLEREVKALEPVISGLKPGQANRALAALIPQGVACMEAIRLLLTQGPPM